A genomic stretch from Erysipelothrix sp. HDW6C includes:
- the ftsE gene encoding cell division ATP-binding protein FtsE: MLLLKGVSKQYKNGVNALYDVNLAVEQGEFVYIIGPTGSGKSTLIKLLDGEEIPSTGSVNVGDFNVGKLRHSKVPIYRRNIGVVFQDFKLLERKTVFENIAFALEVVNTPTVKLRSRVREVLRLVDLSEKANAYPQELSGGQQQRVAIARAIANKPQVLIADEPTGNLDPEKSNEIIKLLERINKEEDTTVLMVTHDVDIVNNNKKRTIALDAGHIVADLASGGYINHE, from the coding sequence ATGCTACTACTTAAAGGCGTTTCAAAACAATATAAAAATGGCGTCAATGCACTTTACGATGTCAACCTTGCTGTAGAACAGGGGGAATTCGTATATATCATCGGTCCTACAGGGTCGGGGAAATCAACATTAATTAAGCTCTTGGATGGTGAAGAAATACCATCGACAGGAAGTGTTAATGTTGGAGATTTTAACGTTGGAAAATTGCGTCACTCCAAGGTTCCGATTTACCGTCGTAACATCGGAGTTGTTTTTCAAGATTTCAAACTTTTGGAGCGAAAGACAGTCTTCGAAAATATCGCGTTTGCATTAGAAGTTGTTAACACGCCGACCGTAAAATTGCGTTCTCGTGTTCGCGAAGTGTTGCGTCTTGTTGATTTGAGTGAGAAAGCAAATGCTTACCCACAAGAATTGAGTGGCGGACAGCAACAACGTGTGGCCATCGCTCGAGCAATTGCGAACAAGCCACAGGTGCTCATTGCTGATGAGCCAACCGGAAACTTAGATCCTGAAAAATCAAATGAAATTATTAAATTATTAGAACGTATTAATAAAGAAGAAGATACAACAGTGTTGATGGTTACACATGATGTCGATATTGTAAATAACAATAAGAAGCGGACAATTGCATTGGATGCTGGTCATATTGTTGCCGATCTCGCTTCGGGAGGGTATATCAATCATGAGTAG
- a CDS encoding YitT family protein, with amino-acid sequence MKTTLKNVVMLVLGNLILAFGVTFFILPNNILSGGVAGVAIALYPIFHIEVEVMINIIIVISFLLGFVFLGKRFALKTIGSSILYPVFINLFGRFEFSVNVDPILAAIYGGILIGVGLGLTFKTGASTGGMDIPPLILEKYTNIRVAVWILVVDALTVLLGLKSYSLNDVLIGFISIYAASLAIDKIAVLGGEQARQVTVISEKNEEILEHLHSAMERGSTLLRARGGYTRLEKEIVMTVVTKKQYYELEQIVLEVDPDAFMIVSNVTEVHGLGFKKA; translated from the coding sequence ATGAAAACAACACTTAAGAATGTTGTCATGTTAGTTTTGGGAAATCTCATATTAGCATTTGGCGTTACATTTTTTATCTTACCAAATAATATACTATCGGGCGGTGTAGCAGGTGTTGCTATCGCCCTTTACCCTATTTTTCACATTGAAGTAGAAGTTATGATTAACATCATTATCGTTATTTCTTTTTTATTGGGATTTGTGTTCCTTGGGAAACGCTTTGCACTCAAAACAATCGGTAGCAGTATTTTGTATCCTGTCTTTATTAACCTTTTTGGACGTTTTGAATTCAGTGTGAATGTCGATCCTATTCTAGCAGCTATTTATGGGGGAATTCTCATCGGTGTGGGGCTGGGATTAACATTTAAAACGGGCGCAAGTACGGGCGGAATGGATATTCCACCACTTATTCTCGAAAAATACACGAATATTCGTGTTGCAGTTTGGATTCTTGTTGTAGATGCACTTACAGTTCTTTTAGGTCTGAAGAGTTACTCATTAAATGATGTACTTATTGGATTTATATCAATCTATGCTGCAAGTCTTGCTATTGATAAAATCGCAGTACTTGGTGGTGAACAAGCACGCCAAGTAACGGTTATATCTGAAAAGAATGAAGAAATACTGGAGCACCTCCATTCCGCTATGGAACGTGGTTCAACACTATTGCGTGCACGGGGTGGTTATACACGTCTTGAAAAAGAAATCGTCATGACCGTTGTAACAAAGAAGCAATACTATGAGTTGGAACAGATTGTGCTTGAGGTTGATCCTGATGCATTTATGATTGTTTCCAATGTTACTGAGGTCCACGGCTTGGGCTTTAAAAAAGCGTAG
- the prfB gene encoding peptide chain release factor 2 (programmed frameshift), translated as MELFELVNIVDASATSLKALGDSLDLASKLERVHALEAEMVEEGFWDDHRSSAAHIQKLNSLKKVVDKHQELTDKLVSCKESIAFLKEEYDEEFKQMLEAEVLEIEKELDAFSIMVLLSHDYDQKNAIVEIHPGAGGTESQDFAEMLYRMYTRWAADKGFKVSVLNYLDGDEAGLKSVTFSVTGTLAYGYLKAEKGVHRLVRISPFDSSGRRHTSFASVDVAPEFDNSIEITINPEDIDVDTMRATGAGGQHVNKTDSAVRITHKKTGIVVTCQSGRSQLQNREEALNMLKSKLYQREIEEQQAKMATIKGEQKAIEWGSQIRSYVVHPYTMVKDHRTKHETSQLDDVLDGELDPFIEAYLKMNVGS; from the exons ATGGAATTATTTGAATTAGTAAACATTGTTGATGCGTCAGCAACGTCATTGAAAGCGCTCGGTGATTCACTT GACTTGGCTTCAAAACTTGAACGCGTTCACGCGCTAGAAGCCGAAATGGTAGAAGAGGGATTTTGGGATGATCACCGCAGCTCTGCAGCGCACATTCAAAAACTCAATTCGCTAAAAAAAGTAGTCGACAAGCACCAGGAACTCACAGACAAACTTGTTTCTTGCAAGGAAAGCATTGCTTTTCTGAAGGAAGAGTATGACGAAGAGTTCAAGCAAATGCTCGAAGCTGAAGTACTTGAAATTGAGAAAGAACTCGACGCCTTCTCAATCATGGTATTGTTAAGCCATGATTATGATCAAAAAAATGCAATCGTTGAAATTCACCCTGGAGCGGGGGGAACGGAAAGTCAAGACTTTGCGGAAATGCTTTACCGTATGTACACACGCTGGGCCGCTGATAAAGGCTTTAAAGTGAGTGTCCTCAACTATCTGGATGGTGATGAAGCTGGCTTGAAGTCAGTAACATTTTCCGTAACTGGAACACTCGCCTATGGTTATCTTAAAGCTGAAAAAGGTGTGCATCGACTCGTGCGTATCAGTCCGTTTGATTCTTCAGGACGCCGTCATACCTCATTTGCATCGGTTGATGTTGCACCGGAGTTTGATAACAGTATTGAAATTACAATTAATCCTGAAGATATTGATGTAGACACCATGCGCGCAACTGGGGCTGGAGGTCAACACGTTAACAAAACTGACTCTGCAGTTCGAATTACACATAAGAAAACGGGAATTGTCGTTACATGCCAAAGTGGTCGCAGCCAGTTGCAAAACCGTGAAGAAGCGTTGAACATGCTGAAGAGCAAACTTTATCAACGTGAAATTGAGGAACAACAAGCAAAAATGGCAACCATTAAGGGTGAGCAAAAAGCAATCGAATGGGGATCGCAAATTCGTTCCTACGTCGTTCATCCTTATACGATGGTGAAAGACCATCGTACGAAACATGAAACCAGCCAATTGGATGATGTGCTTGACGGTGAATTGGATCCGTTTATTGAAGCATATCTAAAGATGAATGTGGGTTCGTAG